One window of the Candidatus Microbacterium colombiense genome contains the following:
- a CDS encoding MFS transporter, protein MSEPQTTAQAVDDPTAKRSVKDLVRAAISGWLGTALEFMDYQLYSLAAALVFADLFFSSENPAVAVVAAMATYGVGYVARPVGAFFFARLGDKTGRTKVLFYTILLMGLATTLIGFLPTYNQVGVLAPILLVLLRIAQGFGAGAEISGAGVMLAEYAPAKRRGIIASLVALGTNCGTLLASGIWAILLVAYSEQEVIDWAWRIPFIGSAIIMLFAIWVRFNLKETPVFEEREDVVDGKALSREETIQLATETGDVRTLEAMNRKPWKAFSIALLLRFGQAGNSGMIQTYLISYITVVLLLDRSIGVNAVIVSSLVAFITVPLSGWLGDKFGRKRMYMIWAVIALIVIIPTMLMISSGVTLQVFIGYVVLHNLAVMSFASLENLTLPELFGARNRYTFTAMAREIAAIVATGAGPVIAAAWVSAVTGSFIPIIIMLFIFTLSALIASIWMPEVAGRDLTDPRDAI, encoded by the coding sequence ATGTCAGAACCGCAGACGACGGCACAGGCCGTCGACGACCCCACCGCGAAGAGGTCCGTCAAGGATCTGGTCCGCGCCGCCATCTCCGGGTGGCTCGGCACGGCGCTGGAGTTCATGGACTACCAGCTCTACTCACTGGCTGCCGCGCTCGTCTTCGCCGATCTGTTCTTCTCCTCGGAGAACCCCGCCGTGGCGGTCGTCGCCGCGATGGCGACCTACGGCGTCGGCTACGTCGCCCGCCCGGTCGGCGCATTCTTCTTCGCACGGCTCGGCGACAAGACCGGCCGCACGAAGGTGCTGTTCTACACGATCCTCCTGATGGGTCTCGCCACCACCCTCATCGGCTTCCTGCCGACGTACAACCAGGTGGGCGTGCTCGCGCCGATCCTGCTCGTGCTCCTGCGTATCGCTCAGGGCTTCGGAGCGGGTGCGGAGATCTCGGGCGCCGGCGTCATGCTCGCCGAGTACGCACCGGCGAAGCGCCGCGGCATCATCGCCTCGCTCGTCGCGCTCGGCACCAACTGCGGAACCCTGCTGGCTTCCGGCATCTGGGCGATCCTGCTCGTCGCCTACAGCGAGCAGGAAGTCATCGACTGGGCCTGGCGCATCCCGTTCATCGGCAGCGCGATCATCATGCTCTTCGCGATCTGGGTGCGCTTCAACCTCAAGGAGACCCCGGTCTTCGAGGAGCGCGAGGATGTCGTCGACGGCAAGGCGCTCTCTCGCGAGGAGACGATCCAGCTCGCCACCGAGACCGGTGACGTGCGCACGCTCGAGGCGATGAACCGCAAGCCCTGGAAGGCGTTCTCGATCGCCCTGCTGCTGCGCTTCGGCCAGGCCGGCAACTCCGGCATGATCCAGACCTACCTGATCAGCTACATCACCGTCGTGCTGCTGCTCGACCGCTCGATCGGCGTCAACGCCGTGATCGTGTCGTCGCTCGTCGCCTTCATCACCGTGCCGCTCTCCGGCTGGCTCGGCGACAAGTTCGGCCGCAAGCGCATGTACATGATCTGGGCGGTCATCGCGCTCATCGTCATCATCCCGACGATGCTCATGATCAGCAGCGGTGTCACCCTTCAGGTCTTCATCGGCTACGTCGTGCTGCACAACCTCGCCGTGATGAGCTTCGCGTCGCTCGAGAACCTCACGCTGCCCGAGCTCTTCGGCGCCCGCAACCGCTACACGTTCACGGCCATGGCCCGCGAGATCGCGGCCATCGTCGCGACCGGTGCGGGTCCCGTCATCGCCGCCGCCTGGGTCTCGGCCGTCACCGGCTCGTTCATCCCGATCATCATCATGCTCTTCATCTTCACGCTGAGCGCACTGATCGCGTCGATCTG
- a CDS encoding L-idonate 5-dehydrogenase, with amino-acid sequence MKALAIHGKEDIRWEDREVPTPADGEVRLRVNFVGICGSDLHYYFHGANGEYTIREPLTPGHELSGVVDLDPSGRLAPGTPVTVHPARYGPSVAGLEEHPHLRPGGDYFGSAAANPHRQGGASELLIVEDHMVRVLPASLPLERAALAEPLAVAIHAVGLAGDITGKRVLVVGAGPIGLLVVAAALHAGAGVVGASDVRPEPLDRATALGATEVSLVGRDTIENESYDVVFECSGVGVALTQAVRAVRRAGTVVQVGMLPNADIGVNLAPMLAKELTIRGAFRFSTEIDDAVAMLAESDALDPVVSHVLPASDAVQAFELARDSSASAKVLLSL; translated from the coding sequence ATGAAGGCTCTCGCCATCCACGGCAAGGAAGACATCCGCTGGGAGGACCGCGAGGTCCCCACCCCCGCTGACGGCGAGGTGCGCCTGCGGGTGAACTTCGTCGGCATCTGCGGCTCCGACCTGCACTACTACTTCCACGGCGCCAACGGCGAGTACACGATCCGCGAGCCCCTGACCCCCGGTCACGAGCTCTCCGGCGTCGTCGACCTCGACCCGTCCGGCCGCCTGGCGCCCGGCACCCCCGTCACGGTGCACCCCGCCCGGTACGGCCCCTCGGTCGCCGGTCTCGAGGAGCACCCGCACCTGCGCCCCGGCGGCGACTATTTCGGCAGCGCCGCGGCGAACCCCCACCGCCAGGGCGGCGCCTCTGAGCTGCTGATCGTCGAAGACCACATGGTGCGTGTGCTGCCCGCCTCGCTGCCGCTCGAGCGCGCCGCGCTGGCCGAGCCCCTCGCCGTGGCGATCCACGCCGTGGGCCTCGCCGGAGACATCACCGGCAAGCGCGTTCTCGTCGTCGGCGCCGGACCCATCGGCCTGCTCGTCGTCGCGGCCGCCCTGCATGCGGGCGCCGGTGTCGTCGGTGCCAGCGACGTGCGGCCCGAGCCCCTCGACCGCGCGACGGCGCTGGGCGCGACCGAGGTCTCGCTCGTCGGGCGCGACACCATCGAGAACGAGTCGTACGACGTCGTCTTCGAGTGCTCGGGCGTCGGCGTCGCGCTCACCCAGGCCGTCCGCGCGGTCCGTCGTGCCGGCACCGTGGTGCAGGTCGGCATGCTGCCCAACGCCGACATCGGAGTGAACCTCGCGCCGATGCTCGCGAAGGAGCTCACCATCCGCGGCGCCTTCCGCTTCTCGACCGAGATCGACGATGCCGTCGCGATGCTCGCCGAGTCCGACGCACTCGACCCCGTCGTCTCTCACGTCCTCCCGGCATCCGACGCCGTCCAGGCCTTCGAGCTCGCTCGCGACTCGTCCGCCTCGGCGAAGGTCCTGCTCTCCCTCTAG
- a CDS encoding mannitol dehydrogenase family protein: MSIQATLGRASSGTTTPLAAPSSAGILHLGLGSFHRAHQAVYTAAALQSSGGDWGIIGVASRSRTVVDALHAQDLLYSVATISPVGTSLIIPGVHTDAFVGAAQPERVVAHLADPAIRIVTLTVTENGYSYSAATQHLDLDDALIQADLRGGAPLTTIGQLARGLQARAATGGAPLSVLSCDNLSANGAHTEKLVREFLHALPQNEGAETLAFLDQSVTFPSSMVDRIVPSTTPQMREQVSALLGVRDEVPVPAEPFTMWAIEDRFAGGRPAWEAGGAVFTNEVGRYEQMKVRLLNGTHSLIAYLGALRGVATIPEAIRLDEIEDAARTILRGEYEPSVDVPSGVDIRDYETQLFERWGNTALGHRTSQVGTDGSVKLRQRIPEPAMLALRGGEMPHLIALTVAGYLSCIAPLPGFDPGLHAAAMTDAARERLAGFAATARDGHQLAERVIAELQLFGDELAGQDTFIARVGELVDTIQRRGVDAAISDAVSASHIITKEGRP; the protein is encoded by the coding sequence ATGAGCATTCAGGCCACGCTCGGCCGCGCGTCGTCCGGCACGACCACCCCTCTCGCCGCCCCCTCGTCCGCCGGCATCCTGCACCTGGGCCTCGGCAGCTTCCACCGCGCCCACCAGGCGGTGTACACCGCCGCCGCCCTGCAGAGCAGCGGTGGCGACTGGGGCATCATCGGCGTCGCCTCGCGCTCTCGCACCGTCGTCGACGCCCTGCATGCGCAGGACCTGCTCTACTCGGTCGCCACGATCTCGCCCGTCGGCACGTCGCTCATCATCCCCGGCGTGCACACCGACGCATTCGTCGGCGCCGCCCAGCCCGAGCGTGTCGTCGCGCACCTCGCCGATCCGGCGATCCGCATCGTGACCCTCACGGTGACCGAGAACGGCTACAGCTACTCGGCGGCGACCCAGCACCTCGACCTCGACGATGCGCTCATCCAGGCTGATCTGCGCGGGGGCGCACCGCTCACCACGATCGGACAGCTCGCCCGCGGGCTGCAGGCGCGCGCCGCGACCGGTGGCGCTCCTCTCTCCGTGCTCAGCTGCGACAATCTCTCCGCGAACGGCGCCCACACCGAGAAGCTCGTGCGCGAGTTCCTGCACGCGCTCCCGCAGAACGAGGGTGCCGAGACGCTGGCCTTCCTCGACCAGTCCGTGACCTTCCCCTCGAGCATGGTGGACCGCATCGTGCCGTCGACCACCCCACAGATGCGCGAGCAGGTCAGCGCCCTCCTGGGTGTGCGCGACGAGGTGCCCGTACCCGCCGAGCCGTTCACGATGTGGGCGATCGAAGACCGCTTCGCCGGCGGTCGCCCCGCATGGGAAGCGGGCGGTGCGGTGTTCACGAACGAGGTCGGCCGCTACGAGCAGATGAAGGTGCGACTGCTCAACGGCACCCACTCCCTCATCGCCTACCTGGGTGCCCTGCGCGGTGTCGCGACGATCCCCGAGGCCATCCGACTCGACGAGATCGAGGATGCCGCACGCACCATCCTGCGCGGAGAATACGAGCCCTCGGTCGACGTGCCCTCCGGCGTCGACATCCGCGACTACGAGACCCAGCTGTTCGAGCGCTGGGGCAACACCGCGCTCGGCCACCGCACGAGCCAGGTCGGCACCGACGGTTCCGTCAAGCTGCGCCAGCGCATCCCCGAGCCCGCGATGCTCGCTCTGCGTGGCGGCGAGATGCCGCACCTGATCGCGCTGACCGTCGCCGGTTACCTGTCGTGCATCGCCCCGCTGCCCGGATTCGATCCCGGACTGCACGCCGCCGCGATGACGGATGCCGCCCGCGAGCGCCTCGCCGGATTCGCCGCGACCGCGCGCGACGGCCACCAGCTGGCCGAGCGTGTGATCGCCGAGCTGCAACTGTTCGGTGATGAACTCGCAGGACAGGACACGTTCATCGCCCGCGTCGGCGAGCTCGTCGACACGATCCAGCGCCGCGGCGTCGACGCTGCCATCTCCGACGCGGTCTCGGCGTCGCACATCATCACGAAGGAGGGACGGCCATGA
- a CDS encoding LacI family DNA-binding transcriptional regulator has translation MAATLTDVAKRAGVSIATASRAFGEPDRLAPATLERVLGAATDLGYATPQSATATRTLGVVVPDVSNPVYATLLKAIQGQAWHGRHRIVLFDADEDLRREREQIEQARKLDGMLLCSPRLPDADVLDLVGDTPYVVVNRQIDGASCVLMDTEHGPSQAIEHLAALGHTHIAYAAGPRGSWADLRRADTIARACERHGIRLTPLSHHAASIQGGRAAAAPAAASGATAVVAYNDLVALGLEAGLIELGRRCPADISIVGIDDIDLAGAVTPGLTTVRMPIARSGALAVDLLLQAMAGVVISDVATLSSQLIVRASTAAPRA, from the coding sequence GTGGCAGCGACATTGACCGACGTTGCGAAGCGCGCAGGCGTGTCCATCGCGACGGCGTCACGCGCCTTCGGCGAACCCGATCGCCTTGCCCCTGCCACGCTGGAGCGGGTGCTTGGAGCGGCGACCGACCTGGGATATGCGACTCCGCAGTCGGCCACCGCGACCCGCACGCTCGGCGTCGTCGTGCCCGATGTCTCCAACCCCGTGTACGCCACGTTGCTCAAGGCGATCCAGGGCCAGGCGTGGCACGGCCGTCACCGCATCGTGCTGTTCGACGCCGACGAAGACCTGCGGCGCGAGCGGGAGCAGATCGAGCAGGCACGCAAGCTCGACGGCATGCTGCTGTGCTCGCCGCGCCTGCCCGACGCCGATGTGCTCGACCTGGTCGGCGACACCCCGTACGTCGTGGTGAACCGGCAGATCGACGGCGCCTCCTGCGTGCTGATGGACACCGAGCACGGCCCGAGTCAGGCCATCGAGCACCTCGCCGCCCTCGGGCACACGCACATCGCCTATGCCGCCGGCCCCCGCGGATCCTGGGCCGACCTGCGTCGCGCCGACACGATCGCGCGGGCGTGCGAGCGCCACGGCATCCGCCTCACGCCACTCAGCCATCACGCCGCCTCGATCCAGGGTGGCCGCGCGGCGGCCGCACCGGCGGCAGCGAGTGGCGCGACTGCGGTCGTCGCCTACAACGACCTCGTGGCCCTCGGGCTGGAGGCAGGCCTGATCGAGCTCGGCCGCCGCTGCCCCGCCGACATCAGCATCGTGGGCATCGACGACATCGATCTGGCGGGCGCCGTCACCCCGGGGCTGACCACGGTGCGCATGCCGATCGCGCGCAGTGGTGCGCTCGCCGTCGATCTGCTTCTGCAGGCGATGGCGGGGGTCGTGATCAGCGACGTCGCCACGCTCAGCTCGCAGCTGATCGTGCGGGCGTCGACCGCCGCTCCGCGCGCCTGA
- a CDS encoding SDR family oxidoreductase produces MTLDLRGGTALITGASSGLGVDFARRFAARGSDLVLVARRADRLEELARELRASTGVTVEVVPADLGVTGAASALHDELERRGIRITSLVNNAGFGSHIAFDQADPARTRSEIQLNVLTLVELTRTFLPQLLEGHGALVTVASTAAYQPTPGMAVYGATKAFVLSFTESLWAEARGTGLRVLAVSPGSTKTEFFDVVGTDAASVGRQQTSEQVIDTAFRELDRANGRPSVVSGGVNHLLALATRLLSRRALTRMSARLLGEVRLGADAPPLA; encoded by the coding sequence ATGACGCTCGACCTTCGCGGGGGAACCGCACTCATCACCGGCGCGAGCTCGGGACTCGGCGTCGACTTCGCCCGCCGCTTCGCCGCCCGGGGATCCGATCTGGTGCTGGTCGCCCGCCGCGCCGACCGGCTGGAGGAACTCGCCCGTGAGCTGCGGGCATCCACCGGGGTCACGGTGGAGGTCGTGCCCGCAGACCTCGGAGTCACCGGAGCCGCATCCGCACTCCACGACGAACTCGAGCGCCGCGGCATCCGCATCACCTCACTCGTGAACAACGCCGGTTTCGGATCGCACATCGCGTTCGACCAGGCCGACCCCGCACGCACGCGCAGCGAGATCCAGCTGAACGTGCTGACGCTCGTCGAACTCACCCGAACCTTCCTGCCCCAGCTGCTCGAGGGCCACGGCGCACTCGTCACGGTGGCGAGCACCGCGGCATATCAGCCGACGCCGGGCATGGCCGTGTACGGCGCGACCAAGGCGTTCGTGCTCAGTTTCACCGAATCGCTCTGGGCCGAGGCCCGCGGCACAGGGCTCCGCGTGCTCGCCGTGAGCCCCGGCTCGACCAAGACCGAGTTCTTCGACGTGGTCGGCACGGACGCCGCGTCGGTCGGTCGGCAGCAGACTTCCGAGCAGGTGATCGACACGGCCTTCCGCGAATTGGACCGCGCGAACGGCAGGCCCAGCGTCGTCTCCGGCGGCGTGAACCACCTGCTGGCCCTGGCGACGAGACTGCTCTCGCGCCGGGCCCTCACCCGGATGAGCGCGCGACTGCTCGGCGAGGTGCGCTTGGGCGCTGACGCCCCACCACTTGCGTGA
- a CDS encoding TetR/AcrR family transcriptional regulator — protein sequence MPEQRYHHGDLRRSLLEAARTTIEVDGVESLSLRQLARDAGVSHAAPSRHFRDKQALLDALAEDGFHRLSAALAEAASGDVVTAAQVRRRFDELARGYVAFALAQPTLLSLMFGLKHAPDARAELLEAGHASMELTMRVVDSAQTIGAIGPGDAQRIALTAFATFHGIATLASGGLLDGVPVDDLVMTASDIFWRGLQAAG from the coding sequence GTGCCCGAACAGCGCTACCACCACGGCGATCTGCGTCGTTCCCTGCTGGAAGCTGCCCGAACGACGATCGAGGTCGACGGCGTCGAATCGCTCTCGCTGCGCCAGCTCGCACGTGACGCCGGTGTCAGCCATGCGGCGCCGAGCCGGCACTTCCGCGACAAGCAGGCGTTGCTCGACGCGCTCGCCGAGGACGGGTTCCACCGGCTGAGCGCCGCGCTCGCCGAGGCGGCATCCGGAGACGTCGTGACGGCGGCGCAAGTACGCCGCCGGTTCGACGAGCTCGCCCGAGGGTACGTCGCCTTCGCGCTGGCGCAACCGACACTGTTGTCGCTCATGTTCGGCCTGAAGCACGCCCCCGACGCACGCGCCGAGCTCCTCGAGGCCGGGCACGCGTCCATGGAGCTCACGATGCGCGTGGTCGACTCCGCCCAGACGATCGGGGCGATCGGCCCCGGCGATGCGCAGCGCATCGCGCTCACCGCCTTCGCGACCTTCCACGGCATCGCGACCCTCGCCTCAGGCGGGCTGCTCGACGGCGTTCCGGTCGATGATCTCGTGATGACCGCGAGCGACATCTTCTGGCGAGGACTGCAAGCGGCGGGCTAG
- a CDS encoding sodium:proton exchanger, which produces MPSALLRRIGVCLLIAAPAIVLRVLGIHLNPVVDLLIFGAAVVAASFLLAWAAEAAQKDISGALAIAILALIAVLPEYAVDLYYAYRSGSEPAYEQFAAANMTGSNRLLLGFGWPLVVIVALLVANRGLRRGNPARARFLRLPKESRLDVGFLAVLAVVAFAIPLLGHIPIWFGLVLIAMFVYYLWRASQTHSDAEEEFVGPAKLIAEMPGRVRRLTVMSLFVGAAVIILACAEPFAEALVASGSSLGIDSYFLVQWLAPLASEAPEFIIAVMFALRGWGAAAIGTLIASKINQWSLLVGSLPIAHYFGGGGGDLPLDTRQIEEFVLTGSQTVMGVAIIIALRFHLWSAVSLAAMFLVQFFVTDTGGRYVLSAIHIAVAVILLVINRREIVPTLRAPFLRTTAPPLQPSAEAERVSP; this is translated from the coding sequence ATGCCTTCCGCCCTTCTGCGCCGTATCGGCGTCTGTCTTCTCATCGCCGCGCCGGCGATCGTCCTGCGCGTGCTGGGGATTCACCTGAACCCTGTCGTTGATCTCCTCATCTTCGGTGCCGCCGTCGTCGCCGCCAGTTTCCTGCTGGCCTGGGCGGCAGAGGCCGCTCAGAAGGACATCTCCGGGGCGCTGGCGATAGCGATTCTCGCGCTCATCGCGGTGCTTCCCGAGTACGCCGTCGACTTGTACTACGCCTACCGATCCGGCTCCGAACCTGCCTACGAGCAGTTCGCCGCGGCCAACATGACGGGCTCGAACCGACTGCTGCTGGGATTCGGGTGGCCGCTCGTGGTGATCGTGGCCCTTCTCGTCGCCAACCGAGGGCTGCGGCGAGGAAACCCCGCGCGCGCCCGGTTCCTGCGGCTGCCGAAGGAGTCTCGCCTGGATGTGGGCTTCCTTGCCGTGCTCGCCGTCGTCGCCTTCGCGATTCCCCTCCTCGGCCACATCCCGATCTGGTTCGGGCTCGTGCTCATCGCCATGTTCGTGTACTACCTCTGGAGAGCGAGTCAGACGCACAGCGATGCGGAAGAGGAATTCGTCGGACCGGCCAAGCTCATCGCCGAGATGCCCGGCCGTGTGCGTCGCCTGACCGTGATGAGCCTGTTCGTCGGGGCCGCGGTGATCATCCTCGCGTGCGCCGAGCCGTTCGCCGAGGCATTGGTCGCCTCCGGATCCTCGCTGGGCATCGACAGCTATTTCCTGGTGCAGTGGCTCGCGCCTCTCGCGTCCGAGGCGCCCGAGTTCATCATCGCGGTGATGTTCGCGCTGCGCGGATGGGGAGCGGCAGCGATCGGCACGCTCATCGCGTCGAAGATCAATCAGTGGAGCCTGCTCGTGGGCTCCCTGCCGATCGCTCACTACTTCGGTGGCGGCGGCGGTGACCTCCCGCTGGACACCCGCCAGATCGAGGAGTTCGTGCTCACGGGCTCGCAGACCGTGATGGGAGTCGCGATCATCATCGCGTTGAGGTTCCACCTGTGGTCGGCCGTGTCTCTTGCCGCGATGTTCCTCGTGCAGTTCTTCGTGACGGACACCGGAGGGAGATATGTCCTCTCCGCCATCCACATCGCCGTCGCGGTCATCCTGCTCGTGATCAATCGCCGGGAGATCGTCCCCACCTTGCGTGCACCCTTCCTCCGGACAACCGCTCCGCCTCTGCAACCGAGCGCAGAGGCGGAGCGGGTCTCACCGTGA
- a CDS encoding cytochrome c biogenesis protein DipZ, with protein sequence MLALIVIGFLGGLITGISPCILPVLPVIFLTGGAQSARTSTSDDGPPPASRWRPYFVILGLVTSFTIVTLIGSVILGALGLPQDIIRWVGIGVLILIGVGLLIPAVERLLEKPFSWIPQRQVNNQRNGFAVGLALGAVFVPCAGPVLAAIIVAGSTGRIGPEIIALTLSFAIGVAIPLLAFALAGRGLVERIRAFRGRERGLRIAAGVAMIALAIGLVFNVPAALQRLLPDYTSTLQEQLADNDQVQDALDLGGIVTDENKDLDKCTNGADVLESCGTAPSIKGIESWLNTPDGQGIDLESLRGKVVLIDFWAYSCINCQRSLPHVVAWDEAYRDDGLQVIGIHSPEYAFEKNADNVRAGAENFGIEYPVALDNNLSTWTNYRNRYWPAHYLIDAEGTVRHISFGEGHYAATEKLIRELLEDADPGVQLPAATDVKDDTPDITAITPETFLGWTKQVNYAGKTDYSGGDDTYSFPKDQPADTFALDGDWTIETQYATPTGDQANIRLNYTAAEARVVLAGKGTVTFTVDGGKTQTIDVDGTPDSYRLLKDAATTGTVDLTVGAGVEVYSFTFG encoded by the coding sequence ATGCTTGCTCTCATCGTCATCGGCTTCCTCGGAGGACTGATCACCGGCATCTCGCCGTGCATCCTTCCGGTGCTCCCGGTCATCTTCCTCACCGGCGGGGCGCAGTCCGCGCGCACCTCCACCTCCGACGACGGACCGCCACCCGCATCCCGCTGGCGGCCGTACTTCGTCATCCTCGGACTGGTCACCTCGTTCACGATCGTGACCTTGATCGGCTCGGTCATCCTGGGAGCGCTCGGACTGCCGCAGGACATCATCCGGTGGGTGGGCATCGGGGTGCTGATCCTGATCGGCGTGGGTCTGCTGATCCCGGCGGTCGAGCGACTGCTCGAGAAGCCCTTCTCCTGGATCCCCCAGCGCCAGGTGAACAACCAGCGCAACGGATTCGCGGTGGGCCTCGCCCTCGGCGCGGTGTTCGTGCCGTGCGCCGGTCCTGTGCTCGCCGCGATCATCGTGGCGGGATCGACGGGACGCATCGGCCCCGAGATCATCGCACTGACCCTGTCGTTCGCGATCGGTGTCGCCATCCCGCTCCTGGCCTTCGCCCTCGCCGGGCGAGGGCTGGTCGAGCGCATCCGCGCGTTCCGCGGTCGCGAGCGCGGCCTGCGCATCGCCGCCGGTGTCGCGATGATCGCGCTCGCGATCGGACTGGTCTTCAACGTTCCCGCCGCGCTGCAGCGACTGCTCCCGGACTACACCTCGACGCTGCAGGAGCAGCTCGCCGACAACGACCAGGTGCAGGACGCGCTCGACCTCGGCGGCATCGTGACCGACGAGAACAAGGATCTCGACAAGTGCACCAACGGCGCCGACGTGCTCGAGTCGTGCGGCACGGCCCCCAGCATCAAGGGGATCGAGTCGTGGCTGAACACTCCCGACGGGCAGGGCATCGATCTCGAATCGCTCCGGGGCAAGGTCGTGCTGATCGACTTCTGGGCGTACTCGTGCATCAACTGCCAGCGCAGCCTGCCCCATGTCGTGGCGTGGGATGAGGCCTATCGGGACGATGGCCTGCAGGTCATCGGCATCCACTCTCCCGAGTACGCATTCGAGAAGAACGCCGACAACGTGCGCGCCGGAGCAGAGAACTTCGGTATCGAGTATCCGGTCGCGCTCGACAACAACCTGTCGACCTGGACGAACTACCGCAACCGCTACTGGCCGGCGCATTACCTGATCGATGCCGAGGGCACCGTGCGGCACATCTCGTTCGGCGAAGGCCACTACGCCGCCACCGAGAAGCTCATCCGCGAGCTCCTGGAAGATGCCGACCCGGGCGTGCAGCTCCCGGCCGCGACCGACGTGAAGGACGACACTCCCGACATCACGGCGATCACCCCGGAGACCTTCCTCGGGTGGACCAAGCAGGTCAACTACGCCGGCAAGACGGACTACAGCGGAGGCGACGACACCTACTCCTTCCCGAAGGATCAGCCCGCCGACACCTTCGCGCTCGACGGCGACTGGACCATCGAGACTCAGTACGCCACGCCCACGGGAGACCAGGCGAACATCCGCCTGAACTACACGGCGGCGGAGGCGCGGGTCGTGCTCGCAGGCAAGGGCACAGTCACCTTCACGGTCGACGGCGGAAAGACGCAGACGATCGACGTCGACGGCACGCCTGACTCCTATCGCCTGCTGAAGGATGCCGCGACCACCGGCACGGTCGATCTCACCGTCGGCGCAGGCGTCGAGGTCTACTCCTTCACCTTCGGGTGA
- a CDS encoding TetR/AcrR family transcriptional regulator C-terminal domain-containing protein, whose protein sequence is MPRPSTPLLSPEIIGAAALSLSKAGEPFGVNAIARELGVRPSSLYNHVGGMDEIVELMRGRLVEDYRVEPDEDPWDVHLVSLLRSQRRMYADHPLLVPLLVGKTITHPAVIAAYDDLATVLLDGGFPEEEILAVIAVIDAFAIGFGLDLASPDDVWQPQDETRTLGRMLDGAERGTARSDRTFELGLELLVTSLRTHLKG, encoded by the coding sequence ATGCCCCGGCCGTCCACCCCGCTGCTGTCCCCCGAGATCATCGGGGCGGCCGCCCTCTCGCTCTCGAAGGCGGGAGAGCCGTTCGGGGTCAACGCGATCGCACGTGAACTCGGCGTGCGCCCCTCCTCTCTCTACAACCACGTCGGGGGGATGGACGAGATCGTCGAGCTGATGCGCGGCCGGCTCGTGGAGGACTACCGCGTGGAACCGGACGAGGACCCGTGGGACGTGCATCTCGTGTCGCTCCTCCGCTCGCAGCGCCGGATGTACGCGGATCATCCGCTGCTGGTTCCGCTGCTCGTGGGCAAGACGATCACACACCCGGCCGTCATCGCCGCCTACGACGACCTGGCGACCGTGCTGCTCGACGGCGGATTCCCGGAAGAGGAGATCCTCGCGGTGATCGCCGTGATCGATGCGTTCGCCATCGGCTTCGGCCTCGACCTGGCCTCACCCGATGACGTGTGGCAACCGCAGGACGAGACCCGCACACTCGGGCGGATGCTCGACGGCGCCGAGCGCGGCACCGCGCGGTCGGATCGCACGTTCGAACTGGGGCTGGAGCTGCTCGTCACGTCACTGAGGACGCACCTCAAGGGATGA